In the genome of Myxococcus stipitatus, one region contains:
- a CDS encoding 2-hydroxymuconate tautomerase family protein gives MPYVKMEVTKEGVTREQKAALVKGVTTLLHQVLNKDPSLTFVTLDEIETDNWGVGGELVSDLRRKKAAAPSPAPIASPSVLADTSGELPALLDCIATYLDGLYFADVERLSRVFHPRARYFSTAEGSLKELDMPTYFDVVRGRVPASASQQPRYDRLLSVDLAGPHTAMVKLECALAPRHFTDYLSLVKDEGQWRIISKVFEARPLPRT, from the coding sequence ATGCCGTACGTGAAGATGGAGGTGACGAAGGAGGGCGTGACGCGGGAGCAGAAGGCCGCGCTGGTGAAAGGCGTGACGACGCTCCTGCACCAGGTGCTGAACAAGGACCCGTCGCTGACGTTCGTCACCCTCGACGAAATCGAGACCGACAACTGGGGCGTCGGCGGCGAGCTGGTCTCCGACCTCCGACGGAAGAAGGCCGCCGCGCCCTCACCCGCGCCCATCGCCAGCCCCAGCGTGCTCGCCGACACCAGCGGCGAGCTGCCCGCGCTGCTCGACTGCATCGCGACGTATCTGGACGGACTGTACTTCGCCGACGTCGAGCGGCTCTCCCGCGTGTTCCATCCTCGCGCGCGCTACTTCAGCACCGCGGAGGGCTCGCTCAAGGAGCTGGACATGCCCACGTACTTCGACGTGGTGCGCGGCCGGGTCCCCGCGTCGGCGAGTCAGCAGCCTCGATACGACAGGCTGCTCTCCGTGGACCTCGCGGGCCCGCACACCGCGATGGTGAAGCTGGAGTGCGCCCTGGCTCCCCGTCACTTCACCGACTACCTGAGCCTCGTGAAGGACGAGGGCCAGTGGCGCATCATCTCCAAGGTCTTCGAGGCGCGGCCGCTCCCGCGAACTTGA
- a CDS encoding class I SAM-dependent methyltransferase, with product MSAQYDSIGEKVADWDVLPVRSEYIEGHTFFKVLGPVAGQSVLDVACGDGLYTRQFKARGASRTVGVDISEEMVRVGRKLEDEQRLGIEYHVSDVAEMAPLGQFDLVTAVYLLHYAHSPEHMLRMCRNIHAHLKPGGSFVTYTFNPGFSARGPNSTRYGISMLDFPQTPQDGHAITAELHTKTPFTIHFSYWSQATHEQVLREAGFHSLTWTRPECSSAGLLKYGQAFWQDYLDNPHGIALRCQR from the coding sequence ATGTCGGCGCAATACGATTCAATCGGTGAGAAGGTCGCGGACTGGGATGTGCTGCCGGTGCGCTCCGAGTACATCGAGGGACATACCTTCTTCAAGGTCCTGGGCCCCGTCGCCGGACAGTCCGTCCTCGACGTGGCGTGTGGAGATGGGCTCTACACGCGGCAATTCAAGGCGCGCGGCGCCAGCCGGACCGTGGGCGTCGACATCTCGGAAGAGATGGTTCGCGTGGGCCGCAAGCTCGAGGATGAGCAGCGGTTGGGCATCGAGTACCACGTGTCGGATGTCGCGGAGATGGCCCCCCTGGGCCAGTTCGACCTGGTGACGGCTGTCTATCTATTGCACTACGCCCACTCGCCCGAGCACATGCTGCGCATGTGCAGGAACATCCACGCACACCTGAAGCCAGGCGGCAGCTTCGTCACCTACACCTTCAACCCCGGGTTCAGCGCACGGGGCCCCAACAGCACGCGCTACGGCATCAGCATGCTGGACTTCCCCCAGACGCCCCAGGATGGACACGCCATCACCGCGGAGCTGCACACGAAGACGCCCTTCACCATCCACTTCTCCTACTGGAGCCAGGCCACCCACGAGCAGGTGCTCCGCGAGGCGGGCTTCCACTCCCTCACCTGGACCCGTCCCGAGTGCTCCTCCGCGGGCCTCCTCAAGTATGGCCAGGCGTTCTGGCAGGACTACCTGGACAATCCTCACGGCATCGCCTTGCGCTGCCAACGGTGA
- a CDS encoding LysR family transcriptional regulator, giving the protein MGERRRRGQDTPAHDVESLRVFMEVVLAGSLSAAARKRGVATSAVSKRLAQLEKSLGVPLLVRSSRSMRLTEAGQALAERAPSALREVEDAFASARELGTATQGAVRVSAPVTLTEMHLAPLTADFLLAEPSMRVELVVDDRFVDPVKDGFDLVIRSGPATHVSLVVKKLARDSRVLCASPDYLKRAGTPATPEDLSRHNCMRHAFNDSSGRWALNVEGQGRTVLVRGNLRLNHGGALKAAVLRGLGIGYLPLFVVREELERGTLVRVLPQVEVEAPPFLIALHPYGRRPPRPVRGYLEYLAAHLPQRLGQPPLPR; this is encoded by the coding sequence GTGGGTGAACGACGGCGACGAGGACAGGACACCCCCGCGCACGATGTGGAGTCCTTGCGCGTCTTCATGGAGGTGGTCCTCGCGGGCTCTCTCTCCGCCGCGGCGCGGAAGCGCGGGGTGGCGACCTCCGCGGTGAGCAAGCGGCTGGCTCAGCTGGAGAAGAGCCTGGGCGTGCCCTTGCTGGTGCGCAGCTCCCGGAGCATGCGCCTCACGGAGGCGGGACAGGCCCTGGCCGAGCGTGCGCCCTCCGCGCTGCGAGAAGTCGAGGACGCGTTCGCCTCCGCGCGAGAGCTGGGCACCGCCACCCAAGGGGCCGTGCGTGTATCGGCGCCCGTCACGTTGACCGAGATGCACCTGGCGCCACTCACCGCGGACTTCCTCCTGGCGGAGCCCTCCATGCGCGTCGAGCTGGTGGTCGACGACCGGTTCGTGGACCCGGTGAAGGACGGCTTCGACCTGGTCATCCGCTCGGGGCCCGCCACCCACGTGAGCCTGGTCGTGAAGAAGCTCGCGAGGGACTCGCGGGTGTTGTGCGCGTCGCCCGACTACCTGAAGCGCGCGGGCACGCCCGCGACGCCGGAGGACCTGTCGCGCCACAACTGCATGCGGCACGCGTTCAACGACTCGAGCGGGCGCTGGGCGCTGAACGTGGAGGGGCAGGGGCGCACGGTGCTCGTGCGCGGCAACCTGCGGCTCAACCATGGCGGCGCGCTCAAGGCGGCGGTGCTGCGCGGCCTGGGCATCGGGTACCTGCCTCTCTTCGTCGTGCGCGAGGAGCTGGAGCGAGGGACGCTCGTGCGGGTCCTCCCCCAGGTCGAGGTGGAGGCGCCGCCGTTCCTCATCGCCCTCCACCCGTATGGACGAAGGCCGCCGCGCCCGGTGCGTGGCTACCTGGAGTACCTGGCGGCGCACCTGCCCCAGCGGCTGGGGCAGCCTCCGCTTCCGCGCTGA